DNA from Variovorax sp. V213:
TGGAAATCGATCGCGCGGCGCCTGCGCCGCTGTACCGGCAGGTCTACGAGCGCTTCAGGGCGGCCATCGAACTGGGCGTGCTTCGCCCGGGCGACCGCGTGGCCTCCGCACGCAGCCTGGCCAGCGAACTGGGCGTGGCGCGGGGCACCATCGAGACGGCCTACAACCAACTTGCGGGCGAAGGCTATTTTTCGCCGCAGGGCCAGGCGGGCACGGTGGTTTCCCCCTCGCTCCCCATCCGCCGGCCGGCGCGCCGCGGGCCTCGAAGAACCGGGGCGGAAGCCGTCGGCCAGGCGCTGGCCGAGCCCGCCTCGCCGCCGCCTTTGCAGCTGGGCATTCCGGCGCTCGATGCGTTTCCGCGCAAGCTCTGGGCGCGCCTGGCTGCGCGCCGCGTCAGGGCGACGACCGCGGCCGACATGTTCTATGGCGATCCCTCGGGCCACCCGGTGCTGCGCGGGGCCATTGCAGCCTATCTGCAAGTGTCGCGCGGCGTCTCGTGCCATCCGTCGCAGGTCTTCGTGACCGGCGGCTACCGCGCATCGCTCGCGCTCATCTCGCACACGCTGCTCGCGAAGGACGACCGCGTGTGGGTGGAAGACCCGGGCTACACGCCCACGCACGAGGTGCTGCGCGGCGCCGGCCAGCGCCCGGTGCCTGTGCCGGTGGACCAGGAAGGCATGGACGTTGCGCACGGCACGCGCAAGGCCGCAAAGGCGAAGATGGCCGTCGTCACGCCTTCGCACCAGGCGCCGCTGGGTGTGTCGATGTCGCTCGCGCGCCGGCTGCAACTGCTCGACTGGGCCTCCGAGGCCAAGGCCTGGATCGTCGAGGACGACTATGACGGCGAATACCGCTACGCCGGCCCGCCGTTGCCCGCCCTCAAGAGCCTCGACGGCCACGATCGCGTGCTGTATGCCGGCAGCTTCTCGAAGGTGCTCTACCCGGGGCTGGCGCTGGGCTACGTGGTCGCGCCCGACTCGCTGCTGAGCGCCTTCGGCGAGGCCGCGCGGACCTGGTCCAACGGATGCCCGCAGCTCACGCAGGCGGTGGTGGCCGACTTCATGCGCGAAGGCCACTTCTCCCGCCATCTCAAGAAGATGCGGCTGCTCTATGCGCGCCGCCGCAGCACGCTTGCGGCCGCATTGCGGAAAGCCTTTGGCGAGGACGTGCGCATCGATCTGCAGAGCGGCGGCATGCACCTGATCGCGCGCTTCGGCCGGTGGCGCGAAAGCGACGAGGAACTGGCCCGCCTCGCGCAGCTCGCCGGGTTGAACTGCCAGCCGCTGTCCCGGCGAGGCACGGCGGCCTTCCGCGACGAGGGGCTGCTGATGGGCTTCACCAACATCGGCTCCGCCGCGCATGCGCAGCAGCTCGCGGCAAGGCTGCGGGCTGCCTTGGGCCGAAAACCCTGAAACGGCTGCCCGAAAAGGCGAGTGCGGCTCAGGCGCGCTGGAACACCAGGTCCCAGACGCCGTGGCCCAGCTTGAGGCCGCGGTTCTCGAACTTGGTCAGCGGCCGGTAGTCCGGCTTGGGCGCGTAGCCTTCGGCAGTGTTGCGCAGCAGCGGTTCCGCGGACAGCACCTCGAGCATCTGCTCGGCGTAGGGTTGCCAGTCGGTGGCGCAGTGGATGTAGCCGCCCGGGCGCAGATGCTCGGCAAGTTTTTTCACGAACTCGGGCTGGATCAGCCGTCGCTTGTTGTGGCGCTTCTTGTGCCACGGATCGGGAAAGAACACATGCACGCCGGCCAGCGAATCGGGCCGCAGCATGTGGTCGAGCACGTCGACCGCATCGTGCGCGCAGATGCGGATGTTTGTGATCGACTGCTCGCCGATGCGCTTGAGCAGCGCGCCCACGCCGGGCTCGTGCACTTCGCAGCAGAGAAAGTTGGTCTCGGGCATCACCGTGGCGATGTGCGCGGTGGCTTCGCCCATGCCGAAGCCGATTTCGAGCACGGTCGGTGCGGCGCGGCCGCCGAAAGCGGCGGCGAGGTCGAGCGGCTCGGGCGTGTAGGGGATGAGGAACAGCGGACCGAGTTCGGCAAAGGCGCGCGCCTGGCCTTCGGTGGTACGGCCGGCGCGCTTCACGAAGCTCTTGAGGCGGCGGTGCAGCGGGTGCGGTTTGTCGGCCGCGTCGTCGCTTGGCGGGGAATCGTGGGGCACGGTGTCGGAAGAGGTCATTACGGCCGCGAATTGTAGAGATCGTGCCATTCGGGCACCCAGCCGGCCAATGCCGCGGCGCATGAGCCGCCCTGTGCGGCACCCAGGCCGAGCACGCGCGCGGCGGCGTCGAGCGAGGCCAGCGCGGCCTCGGGCGCCCCGGTGTCGATGGAGGTTGCGCCGTTCTGCTTGGAGAGCTTGTCGCCGTCGGCGCCGCGCACCAGCGGCGTGTGCAGGTAGCTGGGCGTGGGCAGGCCGAGCGCGCGCTGCAGCAGGATCTGGCGCGCGGTGTTGTCGGCCAGGTCTTCGCCGCGCACGACGTCGGTCACGCCCTGTTCCGCGTCGTCGACCACCACCGCGAGCTGGTAGGCCCAGGGGCCGTCGGCACGGCGCAGCACGAAGTCGCCGACCTCGCGGCTGACGTTCTGGCATTGGCGGCCGAGGCGGCGGTCGGTCCAGCAGAGTGCACCGTCCGGCAGCACCGGCTGGGCCGATTCGAACTTCTCGGTGGCAAAGCGCCAGGCCCGCGCGGGCTTGCCGCGCAGGCTGCTCCGGCAGGTGCCGGGATAGACCCGTTCCCCGTGGCGCGTGTGTGGCCGTCCAAGGCGTGCCAGCGCCTCGTCGATGTCCTTGCGCGAGCAGCCGCAGGGGTAGGCGAGGCCGAGGGCCTGCAGCCTGGCAAGCGCCGCTTCATAGCGTGCGGTGCGCTGCGTCTGCCACACCGGCGTTTCATCGGACAGCAGGCCGCAGTCGGCCAGTTGCCGGAGGATGTGTTCGCCCATGCCGGGCAGGCAGCGTTCGGTGTCGGCGTCTTCGATGCGGATCAGCCAGCGCGCGTGCGGGCCGCGGGCGCGCACGTCGAGCCAGCTCGCAAGCGCGGCCACCAGCGAGCCGGCATGCAGCGGGCCGGTGGGCGAGGGCGCGAAACGGCCGGTCTCACGCATCCTTGAATCAGATATCAGATCACTGCCAGCGCCAGTGAAAGGCCCGAGAGGAACGCGTCTTCCACGCGGTGCCCGGTGCACCAGTCGCCGGCCACGCCGATGCGCGCCTTGGCGTCCCAGAGGTGGCTCTTGCCGACGGGAATCTGGGTCTGGGCTTCGGTCCAGCAGCGTGCCTGGGCGTGCGTGGGCGTGGCGTGGATGCCGGTGATTTCGGCGAAGGCACGCAGCAGCTTGGCTTCGACGCGCGCGGCGTCGTCGCGCAGGTGTTCTTGCGACCAGGCGGCGCTGGCCTGCAGCGTCCAGCGCTCGACGCGTTCGCGGCCGGGCTTGGACGACTCGCGCGCCAGCCAGGCCACGCGGTGGTGGGTGCTGCGCGCCGCATTCCATTGCGGGCCGAGGTGCGACATGTTGGCCTGGTTGGCTTGGGGAAACGCGATCATCAGCGTCCAGCACGGCGCGATGCGCACCGGCTCGATCTTCTGGCTGACGGACGCCGAAAGCTTGCCGTCGCCCAGCAGCACCCGCGTGCGCGACGGCGGCACGGCCAGCAGCACGGCGTCGAAGCCCGAGTACACGTGCTGCGAGTCATCTTGTCCCGCGGTGCGCAACTGCCAGCGCTTGGGGTCGAGCGCATCGGGCTCGATCTGCGTGACCTGCGTGTTGGCGACGAGGCTGTCGCCGAGCGGTGCGGCCCAGTGGGCCACCAGCGCATCCATGCCGGGCTGGGCCACCCAGTGCGATTCGCGTCCGGGCAGGGCCGCCTCGGCCACGCGGCCATGCGCGTCGAGCACGCGCACGAGGTTCGCGCTCCATGGCCGGCAGAGATTGGGCGTGGCTTCCAGCGCCAGCGCAAAGCGGGGATCGCGCACGGTGAAGTACTGCGCGCCGCTGTCGAAGCGGCCAAAGGCGGTGTCGACGCTTGCCATGCGCCCGCCGGGCGCGGCTTCGCGCTCGAACACCGTGACCTTGTGGCCGGCCTGCGCCAGCGTTCGGGCGGAGGCCACGCCGGCAATGCCCGCGCCGACGACGGCGTAGTGGCGTGCAGCGGCGGGTGTTCGGTGGCGGTCGGTCGCCTTTGCGGTTGCGCGAGTGGTCATGAGGGACTCTTTTCTTGTGTAGGGGAGACGATGGATGTATTCGGACTCTACAACGGTCTGCGAGGGGCGCTTGCGGGCGTCGGGCGCTCAGCGTCCCCGGTGCCGTTCCAGCAGCGCCCGCCGCGTGGCCTCGTGGTCGAATTGCGCGAGCCACCATTCGAGCGCGCGGCCCGGCCCGCCCGCGCTGCGCACGCGCCATGCGCAGTGCATGGTCGCGAGCGGCGGGCGGCGTTCGGTCTTGCGTTCGACCAGGTGGCCGGCCTCGATATACGGCCGTGCCATGGGCTCGGGCAGAAAGCCGCCGCCCAGGCCGTGCAGCTGCGCATTCAGCTTGGCATGCATGCTCGGCACCGTGAGCACATCCTGTCCGCCGACGAGGTTGACCGTCATGCTCGGCCCGCTGCGCACCGAGTCTGCGGCCGCAACCGCGCGGTACTGGCGCAGCACCGCATCGGTCAATGGCTCGGGCAGGCGCGCGAGCGGATGATGCGGCGCGACGGCATAGACGAAGCACAGCTCGCCGATCGGCCGGCTGCGGATGCCGGTGGCCGTGAAGGCCAGGCTCGCCGCGTCGAGCACCGCGCCAATCGCCAGGTCGGCCTCGCCGCTGGTCAGCGCCTCGATGGTGCCGAGCAGTGTTTCATCGCGTAGCTTGAGCCGCGTGGGCGGATCGAGCGCGAAGAAGGCGGTGGCCAGGTCGAGCAGCGGATCGCGCGCGATCACGCTGTCGACCGCGATGGTGAGCATCGGCTCCCAGCCGGTGGCCACGCGCTTCACGCGGTTGGCCACCGCGTCGATTTCGCCCAGCAGCCGCGCCGCCTCGCGCAGCAGCTCGGCACCCGCCTCGGTGATGCGGGCCTGGCGCGTGCTGCGGTCGAACAGCAGCACGTCGAGCGCGTCCTCGATCTGGCGCACGCGGTAGCTGAGCGCGCTGGGCACCAGGTTGAGCGCGCGGGCCGCGCCCGCAAAGCTGCCCGTGCTGGCGACGGTCTGCAGCATGGCGAGCGCGTCGGGGGTCAGTACGTCTCGGGCGCTGGGCATGGCGGCTCCATGGATCGATTGATCAAAAAATTTGAATGATGCCATCAAAACCCGGCGCTTTCAGGGCGGGGGTGCGGGCCTAAAGTTCTTCACATCCGCTGCGCATCCGGCGCGGCATACGAAGAAGGCCCGAGCATCCCCTCGGGGAAGGGCCAAGGAGTTCGACGATGTTGCAAGTCCGTAAATCACAGGAACGCGGCTATGCCGACCACGGCTGGCTGCGCTCGTTCCACAGCTTTTCCTTCGCTGGCTACTACGATCCCGCCTATATGGGGTTCGGCAACCTGCGGGTGATCAACGAAGACCGCGTGGCCGCGGGCGCCGGCTTCGGCACCCATGGCCACAAGGACATGGAGATCATCAGCTACGTGCTCTCGGGCGAACTGGCGCACAAGGACAGCATGGGCAACGTGGAATCGATTCCGCCGGGCGACGTGCAGCGCATGAGCGCGGGCCGCGGCGTGATGCACAGCGAGTTCAACCACAAGGCCGACGAGACCACGCACTTCCTGCAGATCTGGATCGAGCCGAACGTGCGCGGCATTGCGCCCGGCTACGAGCAGAAGAAATTCAGCACCGCTGAAAAGCGCGGCAAGCTGCGCCTGGTGGCCTCGCCCGACGGCGCCGAAGGCTCGGTGACGGTGCATGCCGATGCGCGCCTGTTCGCGGGCCTGCTCGACGGCGAAGAAAAGGCCAGCCTGGCGCTCGACCCGAAGCGCAAGAGCTACGTGCACCTGGTGCACGGCGAGCTCGAAGTCAATGGCCAGAAGCTGTCGGGCGGCGACGCCGCGATGCTCGAAGGCGAATCGCAGCTCACGCTGGGCGCCGGCAAGGATGCCGAAGTGCTCGTGTTCGACCTGGCGGCCTGATTCCATGCCGGGCGTGCGCCGCCCGGCATTTGTCTTGCTTTACCTCGTCTCTTTATTCATTCATTCAATCAATCGATAACCTAGGAGTTTCATCATCATGGCAACCACCACAATCAACGCAACCGCAGCCAGCAACCCCAATGCGGCACAGGACACGCTGGCCCTCGTCGGCCGCATCCTGGTCGCGTACCTGTTCATCCCCGCAGGCATCGGAAAGCTCATGGGTTTTTCCGGCACCGTGGGCTACATCACCTCGGTCGGCTTGCCGCTGCCGGAAGTGGGGGCGGCGATTGCCATCTTCGCCGAGCTCGTCCTCGGCATTGCGCTGCTGGTGGGTTTCAAGACCCGCTGGACCGCAATCCTCATGGCGGTCTTCACGGTGGCCGCCGCGCTGTTCTTCCACAAGTACTGGTCGGCGCCCGATGCCATGAAGATGATGCAGCAGATCAACTTCAACAAGAACATTGCCATCGCCGGCGGCCTGCTCGCCATCGCTGCCTTCGGCCCCGGCCGCTTCAGCATCGACAAGCGCTGATCCGCTGCGTCGTTCCATCCGCCTGGATTCCTTTTCAATCACAACTCAAGATAACTTCATGTCCATGATCGCAGTCGTATTTCATTCGGGCTACGGCCACACGCAACGCATGGCCCAGGCCGTGGCCGAAGGCGCCAACGCAGAGCTGGTCCAGATCGATGCCGACGGCAACCTGCCGGCAGGTGGCTGGGAGCTGCTGAACGCGGCCGACGCCATCATCATGGGTTCGCCCACCTACATGGGCAGCGTGAGCTGGCAGTTCAAGAAGTTTGCGGATGCGTCGTCCAAGCCCTGGTTCACCCAGGCCTGGAAGGACAAGATGTTTGCCGGCTTCACCAACAGCGCGTCCATGAACGGCGACAAGCTTTCGACCCTGCACTACCTGTTCACGCTGGCAATGCAGCAGGGCGGCGTCTGGGTCGGCACCGCGATCATGCCGAGCAACACCAAGGCGGCACAGCGCAACGACATCAACTACGTGGCCTCGTTCAGCGGCGCCATGGCGCAATCGCCCTCGGATTCGTCGCCGGCCGAGATGGCCCAGGGCGATCTGGACACCGCGCGCCTCTTCGGCGAGCGCGTGGCCAAGGCCGCGGCCCGCTGGGCAGCCGGCAAGGCCTGAGGCATGATGCAGCATGGACTCGCTTCTATCGCTGCACCCCGCTGACAAGGATCTCGGCGGCGGCTTCAAAGTTCGGCGCCTGCTGCCGGCCGCGAACCGCCGCTCGGTCGGGCCCTTCGTCTTCTTCGACCACTTCGG
Protein-coding regions in this window:
- a CDS encoding PLP-dependent aminotransferase family protein — its product is MIQEKAFSAAHLEIDRAAPAPLYRQVYERFRAAIELGVLRPGDRVASARSLASELGVARGTIETAYNQLAGEGYFSPQGQAGTVVSPSLPIRRPARRGPRRTGAEAVGQALAEPASPPPLQLGIPALDAFPRKLWARLAARRVRATTAADMFYGDPSGHPVLRGAIAAYLQVSRGVSCHPSQVFVTGGYRASLALISHTLLAKDDRVWVEDPGYTPTHEVLRGAGQRPVPVPVDQEGMDVAHGTRKAAKAKMAVVTPSHQAPLGVSMSLARRLQLLDWASEAKAWIVEDDYDGEYRYAGPPLPALKSLDGHDRVLYAGSFSKVLYPGLALGYVVAPDSLLSAFGEAARTWSNGCPQLTQAVVADFMREGHFSRHLKKMRLLYARRRSTLAAALRKAFGEDVRIDLQSGGMHLIARFGRWRESDEELARLAQLAGLNCQPLSRRGTAAFRDEGLLMGFTNIGSAAHAQQLAARLRAALGRKP
- the trmB gene encoding tRNA (guanosine(46)-N7)-methyltransferase TrmB, coding for MTSSDTVPHDSPPSDDAADKPHPLHRRLKSFVKRAGRTTEGQARAFAELGPLFLIPYTPEPLDLAAAFGGRAAPTVLEIGFGMGEATAHIATVMPETNFLCCEVHEPGVGALLKRIGEQSITNIRICAHDAVDVLDHMLRPDSLAGVHVFFPDPWHKKRHNKRRLIQPEFVKKLAEHLRPGGYIHCATDWQPYAEQMLEVLSAEPLLRNTAEGYAPKPDYRPLTKFENRGLKLGHGVWDLVFQRA
- the gluQRS gene encoding tRNA glutamyl-Q(34) synthetase GluQRS, with translation MRETGRFAPSPTGPLHAGSLVAALASWLDVRARGPHARWLIRIEDADTERCLPGMGEHILRQLADCGLLSDETPVWQTQRTARYEAALARLQALGLAYPCGCSRKDIDEALARLGRPHTRHGERVYPGTCRSSLRGKPARAWRFATEKFESAQPVLPDGALCWTDRRLGRQCQNVSREVGDFVLRRADGPWAYQLAVVVDDAEQGVTDVVRGEDLADNTARQILLQRALGLPTPSYLHTPLVRGADGDKLSKQNGATSIDTGAPEAALASLDAAARVLGLGAAQGGSCAAALAGWVPEWHDLYNSRP
- a CDS encoding NAD(P)/FAD-dependent oxidoreductase translates to MTTRATAKATDRHRTPAAARHYAVVGAGIAGVASARTLAQAGHKVTVFEREAAPGGRMASVDTAFGRFDSGAQYFTVRDPRFALALEATPNLCRPWSANLVRVLDAHGRVAEAALPGRESHWVAQPGMDALVAHWAAPLGDSLVANTQVTQIEPDALDPKRWQLRTAGQDDSQHVYSGFDAVLLAVPPSRTRVLLGDGKLSASVSQKIEPVRIAPCWTLMIAFPQANQANMSHLGPQWNAARSTHHRVAWLARESSKPGRERVERWTLQASAAWSQEHLRDDAARVEAKLLRAFAEITGIHATPTHAQARCWTEAQTQIPVGKSHLWDAKARIGVAGDWCTGHRVEDAFLSGLSLALAVI
- a CDS encoding LysR family transcriptional regulator; this translates as MPSARDVLTPDALAMLQTVASTGSFAGAARALNLVPSALSYRVRQIEDALDVLLFDRSTRQARITEAGAELLREAARLLGEIDAVANRVKRVATGWEPMLTIAVDSVIARDPLLDLATAFFALDPPTRLKLRDETLLGTIEALTSGEADLAIGAVLDAASLAFTATGIRSRPIGELCFVYAVAPHHPLARLPEPLTDAVLRQYRAVAAADSVRSGPSMTVNLVGGQDVLTVPSMHAKLNAQLHGLGGGFLPEPMARPYIEAGHLVERKTERRPPLATMHCAWRVRSAGGPGRALEWWLAQFDHEATRRALLERHRGR
- a CDS encoding pirin family protein, with the translated sequence MLQVRKSQERGYADHGWLRSFHSFSFAGYYDPAYMGFGNLRVINEDRVAAGAGFGTHGHKDMEIISYVLSGELAHKDSMGNVESIPPGDVQRMSAGRGVMHSEFNHKADETTHFLQIWIEPNVRGIAPGYEQKKFSTAEKRGKLRLVASPDGAEGSVTVHADARLFAGLLDGEEKASLALDPKRKSYVHLVHGELEVNGQKLSGGDAAMLEGESQLTLGAGKDAEVLVFDLAA
- a CDS encoding DoxX family protein; this translates as MATTTINATAASNPNAAQDTLALVGRILVAYLFIPAGIGKLMGFSGTVGYITSVGLPLPEVGAAIAIFAELVLGIALLVGFKTRWTAILMAVFTVAAALFFHKYWSAPDAMKMMQQINFNKNIAIAGGLLAIAAFGPGRFSIDKR
- a CDS encoding flavodoxin family protein gives rise to the protein MSMIAVVFHSGYGHTQRMAQAVAEGANAELVQIDADGNLPAGGWELLNAADAIIMGSPTYMGSVSWQFKKFADASSKPWFTQAWKDKMFAGFTNSASMNGDKLSTLHYLFTLAMQQGGVWVGTAIMPSNTKAAQRNDINYVASFSGAMAQSPSDSSPAEMAQGDLDTARLFGERVAKAAARWAAGKA